Sequence from the Pirellulales bacterium genome:
GTCATCATCCAGGCTGGCCAGCGCAGAGCCTTTCCCGGTGATGCCTGCTTTCGTACAGATATCCACCAGTTCTTTGCTGTCGATTTTCAGCTCTTTGGCGAGCGAGTAAATACGCGCGGGCAAATTCAGCTCTCCCTCACTTCAGCCCGGCCGGAGCGAATCGACGCGCGGCCATCGGCTTGTGATGTTATTCAAACCATGTTCAAGTCTCCCCAGGCGGGTCGATTGACGAAAAAAACCGTCCGCAGGGCAAACCTCTAAGTATACGCTGGCCCAGCAATCGCAAAACCAGCCCACTAGTATACCCTTTTCGGCAGCGCTAATTCGAGCCGCCGGAAGCAGTTTCTCCCCCTGTGGTCGCGGGTTGGTCGCTCGACATGGCAGCCGATTCGTCGCGGTCGTCTGCTCCAGCGACCCCATTTCCAACCGTGGCCGCTTCCGAACTCGATGCTCCCGATACGCTTGCAGCCGGAGCCGAAACACCGGCAGGCAATCCCGCCGCTTTCTGCAACTCTGCTTCCTTTTGATCGGCCTCGGCCGTGGCGGCATCAATTCGTTCCTGCTCCCGCTGCCGACGGCGTTCCACCGCCGCCGCCGCTTCGGCCGCTTCGGCTCGCTGCTCCGCCTGATCCACAATGTGCTGCACCTGCTCCTCGGTCAGGTTGCCCATGCTCATCATGTTGTCCGGCTCAATTACCGAAAGCTCGTCGTACGTCAGGAAGCCCTCGCCCACCAGCCGTTCGGCCAGCGAAGGATCGACTCCATCCAATTCCGAAAAGCCCGCCACCGCGCGCTCAATTTCCGAGTCGAGCTCTTCGCGGGTCATAATTTCAATGTCCCAACCGCACAGCTTGCTGGCCAGCCGCACGTTTTGGCCCCGCCGCCCAATCGCTAGCGACAACTGATCTTCGCGCACCAGCACAATCGCCTTGCCGATCATCTGGCACAAAATCACTTCGTCCACTTCCGAAGGTTGCAGCGCGTTGGGGATGAGTTGCTGTAAATCGTCGCTCCAGCGGACAATGTCAATCCGCTCGCCACCCAATTCATCCACAATATTCTTAATCCGGTTGCCGCGCACCCCCACGCATGCCCCCACGCAATCGACCCGCTGGTCGCTGCTGCTCACCGCCACTTTACTGCGGTACCCCGGCTCCCGCGCCAAGGCCCGCACTTCAATCACGCCGTCGGCAATTTCCGGTATTTCCTGCTCGAACAGCCGCTGCACTAATTGCGGTCGTGTCCGGCTCAAAATCACCTTCACCCGGCTGCCGACTTTTTTCACGTCGAATATGGTTGCCCGCACCCGTTCGTTCGGATGATGCGTTTCGCCGGGAATTTGCTCGCTGCGGGGCAAAATGGCCTCCGTATTTCCCAGCGACACCGTGGCGGTTCCGTTCTCGTACTTTTGCACGACGCCGGGAACCATTTGCCCCATCAGTTCGTGATATTCGTCGTACAGCGAATCCCGCTCCGCTTCCCGAATTTTCTGAATGATCACTTGCTTCGCCGTTTGCGCCACAATCCGCCCCAGCGTCTCCTGCGGATCCAGCGCCACCCCGTTGTGCGTGCCGGAAATCGCCCCGCTAATCCGATCGATGCTGACGGTAATGTCCTGATCTTCGCCGTATTGCTTTTTCGCCGCCGACACCAGCGCAGCCTCAATCGCTTGGAAAACAATTTCCTTGTCGATGTTCTTGTCGCGGTGGATCGAGTCCACAATTCGCAATACTTCCGTCGCGTTCATGGTATTTAACCGCCGGGCTTGCCTTCCGTCGCGTTCATTTAGCCGCTGGGCTCGCCAGCGGTAAGTTCATTTATTTAGCCGCTGGGCTTGCCCAGCGGTGGCCTACTTTCTTCCCTACCGCTTACCGCCTTCTTCCTTCCTCCACCAACAAAAAACGGGAACGACTATCCTGCGTTCCCGCATCCCGTTCCCGCGGCTACTTCGACAAAGGCTATTCATCAGCCCTTGCCGACACGCCGCGATCACCGGCCTGCGTCGCGTGGTCGAGGTTCTTCAAAAGGCCGTGGGTCGTACGAACCCCATGCGCCTTCCGCACTTACAAGCAATTCGCTCGTCAGCACGAAACCCGTTTCGCCACACAACTTAACGTATTGTGCAATCAAGTAAATCTATCGGCCTGGCCAGTGACTGTCAACCCGGCTGATTCAGGAACTTTACGGTGATGGCCGGCATCTCAATGTTGCGCGGGTTGTAACAAAGTCGCCGCACCCTTTATGACCCAAAACGATCTCTTTTCCGGAGTGAACCCATGAAAGCCACATTTCTCATCGGTCTATTGGTCGGCCTATCGTCTGTCGTTGGAATTGCCGGTACCGCCCAGGCCCTGACCGAAGAGCGCGATGTCACCGCGGACTATGTTCAAAAGCACGACCAAGAATTTTCGGTCACCGTGACCAAAAACAAAGACGGCCTCATCCAGTTCACCATTAAGCACAACGTGCCGCGCCCCATGTACCATGTAGCGCACTTGGCCGTTTACCACCAAGGCCAGCTCATCGCCGAAAGCAACACGCCGTTTTTCGGCAGGAAGCAGGAGAACGAATCCAGCTTTTCCCTCTCCCCGCCAGACATCGCCGCTTCCAAGTTCGACTTCAGCGATAGCGCCGTCTCCGGCGAAGGCGAACACGCGGCCCCCGTCCCCGGCACCGTCATCTACACCTTCCGCCTGCAAAATTTTGTCCCCAGCGAACTACTAACACCCCCCGCGGCCAAATAATTTCCCACCCGCAACTCCCACCGACTCTCGCCTGGGTGCCTGGGGCAAAGGCGGAGCCGTCGCCCCAGCGATAAATCGCTGACACTGCTAGTCTTTCCCATCTCCCTTTCCCCACGGCTGGCGGCACAGCGGCCCGCTTGGCGTTTCGCTCTGATCTCGTCGGCAAATCAATTGCTGCCCAAATGAATAGTTTGCTGATGCACCGCCACCGCACCGTCCAAAATTACGGCAAAGGTGTTGAAATTTCGAGAGTTCTCCGGGACTGCTGAAGGCCAATTTATTTGCGTTTTCACAAACTCAGTTGATGGCGGCGGTGTGGGATCTTTCCCCCAATCCGGCCCCGCCAGCGTAATCTGGCGAGTGTAATTGGCTTGCGCTTTTGCGGGAGCGACAATCTCGCCGGTCGCAACAACTTGGAACCACTTGGCCTCCAGCCAAGGATAGTAAACATTGACCGTAATGAGCATGTCTGGCCGGGGTTCGTATTGATAGGTGTAGGCGTAGTACGAGGAATACCGGCACAGCATAATCCATTGATTCGCTTGCACCATGCCTAGCCGACCGGTCGCATTGGATGTGGCATTGCTGTCGGTCAATGTGAATTCGCCGCCGCCAATATTCACGGTCGCATCCGGCGCAGAGTCCGAGTTTGATGTATTCCAGTGCACCGGAACCAATTCTTCTTGGCCCCCTTGATCGGTGGCGGGAACCGGTGACGTCAGCTGCCTGCGGCTAAAAACCACGATCGCCAAAATCAATCCGTCCCCCGACTGCGGGGCGCGAAACGAGTTGGCCGGCACCACCGTCGGGCTTAAAGGAGCCGGTGCGTTCGGCATGATCACCGCCAACCAGGAGAATTGGCCGCTATAATCGCGCTTCAGGGGTTGCAAATTCTTGGGCGCATCGGTGTA
This genomic interval carries:
- the nusA gene encoding transcription termination factor NusA, translated to MNATEVLRIVDSIHRDKNIDKEIVFQAIEAALVSAAKKQYGEDQDITVSIDRISGAISGTHNGVALDPQETLGRIVAQTAKQVIIQKIREAERDSLYDEYHELMGQMVPGVVQKYENGTATVSLGNTEAILPRSEQIPGETHHPNERVRATIFDVKKVGSRVKVILSRTRPQLVQRLFEQEIPEIADGVIEVRALAREPGYRSKVAVSSSDQRVDCVGACVGVRGNRIKNIVDELGGERIDIVRWSDDLQQLIPNALQPSEVDEVILCQMIGKAIVLVREDQLSLAIGRRGQNVRLASKLCGWDIEIMTREELDSEIERAVAGFSELDGVDPSLAERLVGEGFLTYDELSVIEPDNMMSMGNLTEEQVQHIVDQAEQRAEAAEAAAAVERRRQREQERIDAATAEADQKEAELQKAAGLPAGVSAPAASVSGASSSEAATVGNGVAGADDRDESAAMSSDQPATTGGETASGGSN